In Nitrosophilus alvini, the following are encoded in one genomic region:
- a CDS encoding ParA family protein produces the protein MGKNLKIAVLNTKGGVGKSTISMQLLVPYLFQKTLQPVSYFEFDDENEDSISFDKCSLVWLEKVRVEGNDLRDQLRDILLLENCICMDVGANKTAVYVLDALIDSGMIYTLDLIVIPLMDGELDAVSALNIYHKVKDANPDIKTLFVLNRWNETRDLHSQFDLFLGDKYGLFDTKGIINYIKEEDRNYCVLADSDAIKYSRSFGITLWELANIKENIDEELKKAILNGASKDEIRKISFKKALKKDCESYKERILKKAFRDLDKILTN, from the coding sequence ATGGGAAAAAACCTCAAAATTGCTGTTCTCAATACGAAAGGTGGAGTTGGCAAAAGTACGATAAGCATGCAATTGCTGGTTCCCTATCTTTTTCAAAAAACTTTACAGCCCGTCTCTTATTTTGAGTTTGATGACGAAAACGAAGATTCCATATCATTTGATAAATGCTCTCTTGTATGGCTTGAAAAAGTGCGAGTGGAAGGAAATGATCTAAGAGATCAGTTAAGAGATATTCTTCTTTTGGAAAACTGCATCTGTATGGATGTTGGAGCAAATAAAACCGCTGTATATGTTCTTGATGCGCTTATAGACAGCGGTATGATATACACGCTTGATCTTATAGTGATACCTCTTATGGATGGAGAACTTGACGCAGTAAGTGCTCTCAATATTTATCATAAAGTAAAAGATGCAAATCCTGATATAAAAACGCTTTTTGTTCTCAACAGATGGAATGAAACAAGAGATTTACACTCTCAGTTTGATCTTTTTTTGGGAGATAAGTACGGACTTTTTGATACAAAAGGTATAATAAACTATATAAAGGAAGAGGATAGAAACTACTGTGTTTTGGCGGATAGTGATGCTATAAAATACAGCAGAAGTTTCGGTATAACTCTGTGGGAACTTGCAAATATCAAAGAAAATATAGATGAAGAGTTGAAAAAAGCTATTTTAAACGGTGCTTCAAAAGATGAGATAAGAAAAATCAGCTTTAAAAAAGCTTTGAAAAAAGATTGTGAAAGTTATAAAGAAAGAATTCTGAAAAAAGCTTTTAGGGACCTTGATAAAATTTTGACTAATTGA
- a CDS encoding phosphatidylglycerophosphatase A produces the protein MDFRKCFLTGCYSGLLPKAPGTWGSLFGLVTAFAILLFLPQSTLFLLSVLLTVIAIKEIDKYEKKTRRHDGSEIVIDEIAGIWIAVSILPDTSFVWLAFAFVFFRIFDVLKPSLIGKAEKRLKGGLAVMADDILAGFAAGISTGLVYVIYMKFF, from the coding sequence ATGGATTTTCGAAAATGTTTTTTGACGGGCTGCTACAGCGGGCTTCTGCCTAAAGCTCCCGGAACCTGGGGAAGTCTGTTCGGTCTGGTTACAGCCTTTGCAATATTGCTGTTTCTACCGCAATCAACACTTTTTTTACTCTCTGTACTTTTAACGGTAATTGCTATAAAAGAGATAGACAAATATGAAAAAAAGACACGCAGGCATGACGGAAGCGAAATTGTCATAGATGAGATTGCAGGCATCTGGATCGCCGTGAGTATCCTGCCGGATACCTCTTTTGTATGGCTGGCATTTGCATTTGTTTTTTTCAGAATTTTTGATGTATTAAAACCCTCTTTGATAGGAAAAGCGGAAAAGAGACTAAAAGGCGGTCTTGCCGTAATGGCCGATGATATTCTGGCCGGATTTGCAGCTGGAATTTCCACAGGGCTTGTCTATGTTATCTATATGAAATTTTTCTGA
- a CDS encoding sulfate adenylyltransferase has protein sequence MKFSRKNRALFIDKEAIATLALVQEGLLNPVVGLMNKKEADEVDRTGIYKGKSFPFSFILAPSGKRNEEVLKTAQKGETLDLIMNNTKYGELTVEEVFEIDPLKRVEKIYGTSDISHPGVVETLKRLGKYAISGNYYVDFEDIKKTKDIIKKAKKEIGAKHVTAIMMAAKPLHRAHERLIRLSLEKTDLVVIFLLKPYKKDNFSYELRYKTVDYFVKNYLPKNRVIVVPLENTYIFAGFNEVILDAIVAQNFGCNKLAIGQNHAGVGLFYDKNSIKSVFDTIKGLSINIETISEFAYCNECKTLVSTNTCPHGSHHHISYHSESILELLKLGILPPAVLVRKEISAIILSNLFPNRFKNLEKLYYNFVPFPGIMEEHNEKDFYIELMKLYQTTSLT, from the coding sequence ATGAAATTTTCAAGAAAAAATAGAGCACTTTTTATTGACAAAGAAGCCATAGCCACTCTAGCTCTCGTACAAGAAGGTCTGCTTAACCCTGTTGTAGGACTTATGAATAAAAAAGAAGCAGATGAAGTCGATCGCACCGGAATATACAAAGGCAAAAGCTTTCCATTCTCTTTTATTCTCGCTCCAAGCGGAAAAAGAAACGAAGAGGTTTTAAAAACCGCACAAAAAGGCGAAACTCTAGATCTTATTATGAACAATACAAAATACGGAGAGCTGACTGTCGAGGAGGTCTTTGAGATAGATCCGCTAAAAAGAGTTGAAAAAATTTACGGCACAAGCGATATTTCACATCCAGGAGTCGTCGAAACTCTAAAAAGACTCGGAAAATATGCCATAAGCGGAAACTATTATGTTGATTTTGAAGATATCAAAAAGACAAAAGATATAATAAAAAAAGCAAAAAAAGAGATAGGTGCAAAACATGTCACCGCTATCATGATGGCGGCGAAACCACTTCACAGGGCACACGAACGACTTATAAGACTGAGTCTTGAAAAAACAGACCTTGTAGTCATTTTTTTGCTGAAGCCTTATAAAAAAGACAACTTTTCGTATGAGCTTAGATATAAAACCGTTGACTATTTTGTAAAAAACTATCTTCCAAAAAACCGCGTTATTGTCGTACCTTTGGAAAATACCTATATTTTTGCGGGATTCAATGAAGTTATCCTGGATGCAATCGTTGCACAGAATTTCGGATGCAACAAACTGGCAATCGGCCAAAACCATGCAGGAGTGGGTCTGTTTTATGACAAAAACTCCATAAAATCTGTTTTCGATACTATAAAGGGTCTTTCTATAAATATAGAAACGATAAGCGAGTTCGCATACTGTAACGAATGCAAAACCCTTGTAAGCACCAATACCTGCCCGCACGGAAGCCATCACCATATCTCTTACCACTCCGAGTCCATACTTGAACTTCTGAAGCTGGGAATTCTACCGCCTGCAGTATTGGTAAGAAAAGAGATTTCGGCCATAATACTAAGCAATCTCTTTCCAAACAGATTCAAAAACCTTGAAAAACTATATTACAATTTCGTTCCCTTTCCGGGCATCATGGAAGAACACAACGAAAAAGACTTCTATATAGAGCTTATGAAGCTCTACCAGACAACGTCTCTGACTTGA
- a CDS encoding DNA methyltransferase, whose translation MNQLLLFEQDEKLLNLREASKWASQYLNRKVTVSNISYLIQYGRIKKYGNNGNPLINKNELKEYYDKINEKENEWKNALGDDLNWHLSFVEYKESERTKHVHRLHSYKGKFIPQLVEYFLDGHTDEFKREVFFREGDIVLDPFCGSGTTLVQANELGIHAIGIDISTFNVMISNVKIEKQNFAELHKNILKLTAKLENFQQNRNNVKFEEQLLNKLAEFNKKYFPSPDYKRKIRQGLINEKDYSTKKEKEFLSIYWDLVRKYNIQIKQNKDENFLDKWFLAPVREEIDFLFEEIKEIKDAKIKKVLAIILSRTVRSCRATTHADLATLKEPVTTTYYCKKHGKICKPIFSIIGWWRRYSIDTLNRLSQFDKLRTNTMQICLVGDSRNINIIEEARKNNPQFAELISKQKIAGIFSSPPYVGLINYHEQHAYAYEIFGFERRDELEIGPLFKGQGKEARESYIEGIANVLINCKKFLRKDYNVFLVANDKYNLYPRIAELAGMKIVSQYKRPVLNRVEKDRSAYAEIIFHLKEN comes from the coding sequence ATGAATCAATTGCTGTTGTTTGAACAAGACGAAAAATTATTAAATTTACGAGAAGCAAGCAAATGGGCTTCTCAATATTTAAATCGTAAAGTAACTGTATCCAATATTTCTTATTTAATTCAATATGGAAGGATAAAAAAATATGGTAATAATGGTAATCCGCTAATCAATAAGAATGAATTAAAAGAATATTACGATAAAATTAACGAAAAAGAAAATGAATGGAAGAATGCTTTAGGAGATGACCTTAATTGGCATCTGTCTTTTGTTGAATATAAAGAGTCTGAAAGAACAAAGCATGTTCATCGATTGCATTCGTATAAGGGAAAGTTTATTCCTCAATTAGTTGAATATTTTTTAGATGGACATACAGATGAATTTAAAAGGGAAGTTTTCTTTAGAGAAGGTGATATTGTATTAGATCCATTTTGCGGAAGTGGAACCACACTTGTTCAAGCAAATGAACTTGGAATACATGCAATTGGAATAGATATTTCCACATTTAATGTAATGATTAGCAATGTAAAAATAGAAAAGCAAAATTTTGCCGAACTTCATAAAAATATTTTAAAATTAACTGCCAAATTAGAAAATTTTCAACAAAACAGAAATAATGTAAAATTTGAAGAACAGTTACTGAATAAGTTGGCTGAATTTAATAAAAAATATTTTCCGTCACCTGATTATAAAAGAAAAATCAGGCAGGGATTAATAAATGAAAAAGACTATTCTACAAAAAAAGAAAAAGAATTTTTATCAATTTATTGGGACTTGGTCAGAAAATATAATATTCAGATTAAGCAGAATAAAGATGAAAATTTTCTTGATAAATGGTTTTTAGCGCCTGTAAGAGAAGAGATAGATTTTTTGTTTGAAGAAATTAAGGAGATAAAAGATGCAAAAATAAAAAAAGTTTTAGCAATAATTCTAAGTAGAACTGTACGCTCTTGTAGAGCAACAACTCATGCAGATTTGGCAACCTTGAAAGAACCTGTCACTACAACTTACTATTGTAAAAAACATGGCAAAATTTGCAAGCCAATATTTTCTATAATAGGATGGTGGCGTAGATATTCTATTGATACGTTGAATCGGTTAAGTCAATTTGACAAACTGCGAACTAATACAATGCAAATTTGTCTTGTTGGTGATAGTAGGAATATTAATATAATTGAGGAAGCTAGAAAAAACAACCCCCAATTTGCTGAGCTGATTTCCAAGCAAAAAATAGCAGGTATTTTTTCTTCGCCACCGTACGTTGGTTTAATAAATTATCACGAGCAACATGCTTATGCATATGAAATTTTTGGATTTGAGCGAAGAGACGAGTTAGAAATAGGTCCTCTATTCAAAGGGCAGGGAAAAGAAGCGAGAGAGTCATACATTGAAGGTATAGCTAATGTGCTTATTAATTGTAAAAAGTTTTTAAGAAAAGATTACAATGTGTTTCTCGTAGCAAATGACAAATACAATCTATATCCACGAATTGCTGAATTGGCTGGTATGAAAATAGTTAGTCAATATAAAAGACCAGTTCTTAACAGAGTTGAAAAGGATAGATCAGCCTATGCAGAAATAATATTTCATCTAAAGGAGAACTAA
- a CDS encoding CHAD domain-containing protein, protein MKKLSVEDFEKYLKISSKPSIIKDIKLDPKMPVGQALSILLYYLYIMMTREEKGVLKNEDPEFLHRFRVSLRRVRTLVNEMKEVFDQTETAHFKKGLTQVAKATNKKRDIDVFIQKTHSIIPSLPDRCRYGYKEFLKELYFLEKEEFEKLKNIISGREFSSFKKDYEEMIFGKKLIKRDMKNIPVSKIVHKHIKKRYGKILKMKKKLQSFNENDFHKLRIECKKLRYLLEFFHSILSTKKTKRLISRLKGIQDILGEYNDMNIEYNLLCDILKNPHFLKKEGLVTAGCLLCYMQKRKEELKISFKKEFADFVAKTGKEKDMIRKISYR, encoded by the coding sequence ATGAAAAAACTCTCCGTCGAAGATTTTGAGAAATATCTGAAAATATCATCAAAACCTTCAATTATCAAAGATATAAAATTAGATCCCAAAATGCCGGTAGGCCAAGCATTGAGTATACTTCTATACTATCTGTATATTATGATGACAAGAGAAGAGAAAGGAGTTTTGAAAAACGAAGACCCGGAGTTTTTACATAGATTTCGAGTCTCACTTAGAAGAGTCAGGACGCTTGTAAATGAGATGAAAGAGGTTTTTGACCAAACCGAAACAGCCCATTTCAAAAAGGGCCTGACTCAGGTAGCGAAAGCGACAAACAAAAAGAGAGATATCGATGTTTTTATCCAGAAGACGCACAGCATTATCCCTTCTCTTCCAGACCGGTGCAGATACGGATATAAAGAGTTTTTAAAAGAGCTGTATTTTCTGGAAAAAGAGGAGTTTGAAAAACTGAAAAATATAATATCAGGTAGGGAGTTTTCATCTTTTAAAAAAGATTACGAAGAGATGATATTCGGAAAAAAATTGATAAAAAGGGATATGAAAAATATACCTGTATCAAAAATTGTCCATAAACATATAAAAAAGAGGTATGGAAAAATTTTAAAAATGAAAAAGAAACTGCAGAGTTTCAATGAGAATGATTTTCATAAACTCAGAATCGAATGCAAAAAACTAAGATATCTTTTGGAGTTTTTTCATTCTATTCTAAGTACCAAAAAAACAAAGCGTTTGATATCCAGACTGAAAGGTATACAGGATATTTTAGGCGAATACAATGATATGAATATTGAATATAATCTGCTGTGCGACATTTTAAAAAATCCGCATTTTTTAAAAAAAGAGGGATTGGTTACTGCAGGATGCCTTTTGTGTTACATGCAGAAAAGAAAAGAGGAGTTGAAAATCTCTTTCAAAAAAGAGTTTGCCGATTTTGTAGCAAAGACGGGGAAAGAGAAAGATATGATCAGAAAAATTTCATATAGATAA
- a CDS encoding response regulator, translated as MRILIVENEIYLAQSIASKLTELGHTCETAAGIVDAIKNEQFDAVLLSTNINGQDFYPVIEHYNNSIIILLVSYISNDTVSNPLKAGANDYILKPFMMEELIRKIEHFRDYEALKKQNETYRAYIEYTLKGISIENISTKEKLPLFIKTDYQKNADLYAFRYAEKTNTPFVFISLNDSNAFSRIKKISDSLMYITDFQTLKKSEKKLFLELIEDKNAIVSTTDSSEELPFNSIEIKSDNKIFDRNDILPIDDYVKYIIMNYQSKFPDTTLAKKLGISRKSLWEKRKKYEIFKKK; from the coding sequence ATGAGAATACTCATAGTAGAAAACGAAATATATCTTGCTCAGAGCATCGCATCAAAACTGACCGAACTGGGTCACACATGCGAAACGGCTGCAGGTATAGTAGATGCTATAAAAAACGAACAGTTCGATGCTGTTTTGCTGTCGACAAATATCAACGGACAGGATTTCTATCCTGTAATTGAACATTACAATAACTCAATAATCATCCTGCTTGTCTCATATATAAGCAACGACACCGTTTCCAATCCTCTTAAAGCCGGAGCCAATGACTATATCCTAAAACCCTTCATGATGGAAGAACTTATAAGAAAAATCGAACATTTCAGAGATTATGAAGCGCTTAAAAAACAGAATGAAACATACAGAGCCTATATAGAGTATACACTTAAAGGCATAAGTATCGAAAATATTTCCACCAAAGAGAAATTGCCTCTTTTTATAAAAACAGACTACCAGAAAAATGCCGACCTTTACGCCTTCAGATACGCCGAAAAGACAAACACGCCTTTTGTTTTTATCTCTTTGAACGATTCGAACGCTTTTAGCAGAATAAAAAAAATTTCAGACTCTTTAATGTATATAACAGATTTTCAAACATTGAAAAAAAGTGAGAAAAAGCTCTTTTTGGAACTTATAGAGGATAAGAATGCAATTGTTTCCACAACAGATTCCAGTGAAGAGCTTCCTTTCAACTCCATTGAGATAAAAAGTGACAACAAAATATTTGACAGAAACGATATTTTGCCTATCGACGATTATGTAAAATACATTATTATGAATTATCAAAGCAAATTCCCCGATACGACACTTGCAAAGAAACTTGGTATTTCAAGAAAAAGTCTTTGGGAAAAGAGGAAAAAGTATGAAATTTTCAAGAAAAAATAG
- a CDS encoding Mrp/NBP35 family ATP-binding protein, with the protein MLNEQLVKEVLSTVTYPGFTKDIVTFGFLKAVEVSGERVMVELDITSSSPEVAQQLRDEITKKLELKGAKEVVVAIKQPQMPRETSSRGKNIAPQIKNFVMVSSGKGGVGKSTSTVNLAIATAMQGKKVGILDADIYGPNIPRMMGIVGAQPEVVGNKVKPIMAYGVEVMSMGVLMEEGQSLIWRGAMIMKAIEQFLRDILWSDLDVLFIDMPPGTGDAQLTLAQSVPVTAGVTVTTPQMVSLDDSRRSLDMFKKLHIPIAGILENMSGFICPNCQTESDIFGKGTTQEVANEYQTTVLGEIPIEPAIREGGDTGKPVVYHYPDSETAKRFHKAADNLWKFIEKVNEEGGSSNEMIQPTTPPGVSACSTGGHGGGCS; encoded by the coding sequence ATGCTGAATGAGCAATTGGTAAAAGAGGTATTATCCACCGTAACATATCCTGGTTTTACAAAAGATATCGTTACATTCGGCTTTCTAAAGGCTGTAGAGGTTTCTGGTGAGAGGGTTATGGTTGAACTTGATATTACATCAAGCTCACCGGAAGTTGCCCAGCAGCTTAGAGATGAGATAACAAAGAAACTTGAGTTGAAAGGGGCAAAAGAGGTCGTTGTGGCTATCAAACAGCCTCAAATGCCGAGAGAAACGTCCAGCAGAGGAAAAAATATAGCCCCGCAGATAAAAAACTTTGTAATGGTCAGCAGCGGGAAAGGCGGTGTGGGGAAATCCACTTCAACGGTAAACCTGGCGATAGCAACAGCAATGCAGGGCAAAAAAGTGGGAATTCTCGATGCTGATATATATGGACCAAACATTCCCAGAATGATGGGCATAGTAGGGGCTCAGCCTGAAGTTGTCGGGAACAAGGTAAAACCCATCATGGCTTATGGCGTTGAAGTTATGAGTATGGGTGTTTTGATGGAAGAGGGTCAGTCTCTTATCTGGAGAGGCGCTATGATAATGAAAGCTATCGAGCAGTTCCTTAGAGATATTTTATGGAGCGACCTTGATGTTCTCTTTATAGATATGCCTCCGGGAACGGGTGATGCTCAGCTTACTCTTGCACAAAGCGTTCCGGTAACAGCCGGCGTAACCGTTACAACTCCACAGATGGTATCACTTGATGACAGCAGAAGAAGTCTGGATATGTTTAAAAAACTTCATATCCCTATTGCCGGAATCTTAGAAAATATGAGTGGTTTTATCTGTCCAAACTGTCAGACAGAAAGCGATATATTCGGCAAAGGTACAACTCAAGAGGTTGCCAATGAGTATCAGACAACAGTGCTTGGCGAAATTCCGATAGAGCCTGCAATAAGAGAAGGCGGCGATACCGGCAAGCCAGTGGTATATCACTATCCGGACAGCGAAACGGCGAAGAGATTTCACAAAGCGGCGGACAATCTTTGGAAATTTATCGAAAAAGTCAATGAAGAGGGTGGGTCGAGCAATGAAATGATACAGCCGACAACCCCTCCTGGTGTAAGTGCTTGTTCGACCGGTGGACACGGTGGCGGATGCAGCTAG
- the thiC gene encoding phosphomethylpyrimidine synthase ThiC translates to MRKEWVEKRKNDKVRTQMYYARKGIITEEMDYVAKTEGLSPELVRREVARGRMIIPANINHTHQKPMAIGIAAKCKINANIGSSALASDIEGEIEKVKVCQKYGADTIMDLSTGGDLDAIREEVIKYAEVPIGTVPIYQILHDCNNKIEDLTIDKMLEVIERQAKQGVSYFTIHAGFLLRSMPLVAKRKMGIVSRGGSLMAAWMMHYHKENPFYTAYDEILDICRQYDVALSLGDSLRPGCLYDASDEAQLGELRVLGELTLRAWEKDVQVMIEGPGHVPMNQIERNIKIERDYCHEAPFYVLGPLVTDIAAGYDHISSAIGAAMAGWYGASMLCYVTPKEHLGLPNAQDVREGIIAYKIAAHAADIARGRKGARDIDDAMSDARYKFDWNRQFELALDPDRAKEYHDETLPQDVFKEAEFCSMCGPKFCSYKITQTIMEEHGA, encoded by the coding sequence ATGAGAAAAGAGTGGGTAGAAAAAAGAAAAAATGATAAAGTAAGAACTCAGATGTATTATGCAAGAAAAGGCATTATAACCGAAGAGATGGATTATGTGGCCAAAACGGAAGGATTGTCACCGGAACTTGTAAGAAGAGAAGTTGCAAGAGGAAGGATGATAATTCCTGCCAATATAAATCATACACACCAAAAACCTATGGCGATTGGAATTGCTGCCAAATGTAAAATCAACGCAAATATCGGTTCATCCGCTCTTGCAAGTGATATAGAGGGAGAAATTGAAAAAGTAAAGGTTTGTCAGAAATACGGTGCCGATACCATTATGGATCTTTCAACCGGCGGAGATCTTGATGCTATCAGAGAAGAGGTTATAAAGTATGCGGAGGTACCTATCGGAACTGTTCCGATATATCAGATACTTCACGACTGTAATAATAAAATAGAAGATTTGACAATCGATAAAATGCTTGAAGTTATAGAAAGGCAGGCAAAACAGGGGGTCAGTTATTTTACTATTCATGCAGGATTTTTGCTAAGGTCCATGCCTTTGGTTGCAAAAAGAAAGATGGGAATAGTGAGTAGAGGCGGTTCTTTGATGGCAGCATGGATGATGCACTACCATAAAGAGAACCCTTTTTATACGGCGTATGACGAGATACTCGATATATGCAGACAGTATGATGTGGCTCTATCTCTTGGCGATTCGCTCAGACCAGGATGTCTTTATGACGCAAGCGATGAAGCACAGCTAGGCGAATTGAGAGTTTTGGGCGAACTTACTCTCAGAGCTTGGGAAAAGGATGTTCAGGTTATGATTGAGGGGCCTGGGCACGTTCCTATGAACCAGATAGAGAGAAACATAAAAATAGAGCGCGACTACTGCCATGAAGCTCCATTTTATGTTTTGGGACCGCTTGTAACCGATATAGCGGCGGGATATGACCATATATCGAGTGCGATAGGTGCTGCAATGGCCGGATGGTATGGAGCGAGTATGCTTTGTTACGTAACACCCAAGGAGCATCTGGGACTTCCGAACGCTCAGGATGTAAGGGAAGGAATCATTGCCTACAAGATAGCCGCACATGCTGCGGATATAGCAAGAGGCAGAAAAGGGGCAAGAGATATAGATGATGCCATGAGTGATGCCAGATACAAATTTGACTGGAACAGGCAGTTTGAACTGGCACTTGACCCGGATCGTGCCAAAGAGTATCATGACGAAACTCTGCCTCAGGATGTTTTCAAAGAGGCGGAATTCTGCTCTATGTGCGGTCCTAAGTTCTGCAGCTATAAAATCACGCAGACTATTATGGAAGAGCATGGTGCATAA
- a CDS encoding bifunctional 2-C-methyl-D-erythritol 4-phosphate cytidylyltransferase/2-C-methyl-D-erythritol 2,4-cyclodiphosphate synthase yields MSDLSLVLLGAGSSTRFGSRCKKQWLIIDEKPLWQFVAERFESWYDFDKTVITASAQEIDIMKSRAGFCFVKGGETRQESLKNALEHINTPYVLVSDIARVCIKKEIVENMISQKEEADCIVPYLKVSDTVVYKNETINRDEVKLIQTPQLSKTEILKKALDQKRVFTDDSSAVKSIGGKVKYIPGDKDHIKLTYPHDLKNMPCLNPPANLFFTGTGFDVHPFCKDRALMLGGVEITKEFGLKGHSDADVAIHALIDALMGAAAIGDIGELFPDTKKEYKDIDSKILLQKCVKLIYSIGYEIVNADLTIAAQKPKISPFKTEMQKRLSEVLQIPKSRINIKATTTEKLGFIGREEGIACLATATLKFYDWSKR; encoded by the coding sequence TTGTCTGATTTGTCTTTGGTGCTACTTGGAGCAGGCAGTTCGACAAGGTTCGGAAGCAGATGCAAGAAACAGTGGCTTATTATTGACGAAAAGCCTCTATGGCAATTTGTAGCTGAACGATTCGAGTCCTGGTACGATTTTGACAAAACTGTAATTACCGCCAGTGCTCAAGAGATTGATATAATGAAAAGCAGAGCAGGTTTTTGCTTTGTAAAAGGCGGTGAAACAAGACAAGAGTCGCTTAAAAATGCACTTGAACATATAAACACCCCATACGTTCTTGTAAGTGACATTGCCAGAGTCTGCATAAAAAAAGAGATAGTTGAAAACATGATATCTCAAAAAGAGGAAGCAGACTGCATAGTACCATATCTCAAAGTCAGCGATACTGTAGTGTATAAAAACGAAACAATAAACAGAGATGAAGTAAAACTGATTCAAACTCCTCAGCTTTCAAAAACAGAAATACTAAAAAAAGCCCTGGATCAAAAAAGAGTATTTACAGACGACAGCAGCGCCGTAAAATCGATAGGAGGAAAAGTAAAATATATTCCGGGTGACAAAGACCATATAAAACTTACATATCCTCATGATTTGAAAAACATGCCGTGCCTCAATCCGCCGGCAAATCTCTTTTTTACAGGTACAGGTTTTGACGTTCATCCTTTCTGCAAAGACAGAGCGCTTATGCTAGGAGGCGTTGAGATAACAAAAGAGTTCGGCCTGAAGGGCCATTCTGACGCCGACGTTGCTATTCATGCTCTTATAGACGCACTGATGGGTGCAGCGGCAATAGGGGATATAGGGGAGCTGTTCCCCGATACAAAAAAAGAATATAAAGATATAGATTCAAAGATACTTCTTCAAAAATGCGTTAAGCTTATCTATTCTATCGGTTATGAGATAGTAAATGCAGATTTGACGATAGCAGCTCAAAAACCGAAAATTTCGCCTTTTAAAACCGAAATGCAAAAAAGGCTATCCGAAGTTTTACAGATTCCCAAAAGCAGAATAAACATAAAAGCTACAACAACCGAAAAACTGGGATTCATAGGGCGAGAAGAGGGGATCGCTTGCCTGGCAACGGCAACACTGAAATTTTATGACTGGAGTAAGAGATGA
- a CDS encoding TdeIII family type II restriction endonuclease, with amino-acid sequence MSLTQEQVYKIGEVIKESLRKKFQNYNPETKNMPFHYRLLGRDRMALFSFIHSLNTTFGTSIFEPVAETLASKNFSEAKKQYVLGTNISEKAQLEIQHIINELTTGKDPDKTTEIERIRNVATIGKMNKLKTVKVDLFLRDRTGHVHLFDIKTAKPNISNFKDFKRTLLEWIAIYLAENPEANVHSYIAIPYNPYEPKPYERWTLKGMLDLDQELKVADEFWDFLGGTGAYKELLNCFEKVGIELRSEIDKYFEKFK; translated from the coding sequence GTGAGCTTAACTCAAGAACAAGTTTACAAAATTGGAGAAGTAATAAAAGAAAGTTTAAGAAAAAAATTTCAAAACTATAACCCTGAGACAAAAAATATGCCATTTCATTACCGACTACTAGGTAGAGATAGAATGGCTTTATTTTCTTTTATACATTCTCTTAATACAACATTTGGAACATCAATTTTTGAACCAGTTGCAGAGACCTTAGCAAGCAAAAATTTTTCAGAAGCTAAAAAACAATATGTTTTAGGAACGAATATTAGTGAGAAAGCTCAACTTGAAATTCAGCATATAATAAATGAATTAACTACCGGTAAAGACCCTGATAAAACAACTGAGATTGAGAGAATACGCAATGTTGCTACTATTGGGAAAATGAATAAATTAAAAACTGTAAAAGTAGATTTGTTTTTAAGAGATAGAACTGGCCATGTTCATTTATTTGATATAAAAACAGCAAAACCTAATATTAGTAATTTTAAAGACTTCAAACGCACTCTTTTAGAATGGATAGCAATTTATTTAGCTGAAAATCCTGAAGCAAATGTCCATTCATACATTGCAATCCCTTATAATCCATATGAACCCAAACCCTACGAACGATGGACATTAAAAGGAATGCTTGATTTAGATCAAGAATTAAAAGTTGCTGATGAATTTTGGGATTTTTTAGGCGGTACTGGTGCTTATAAAGAACTATTAAATTGTTTTGAAAAAGTTGGTATTGAACTGCGATCAGAAATAGACAAATATTTTGAAAAATTCAAATAA